Proteins from one Amycolatopsis endophytica genomic window:
- a CDS encoding flavin-containing monooxygenase, which produces MAPTTERRRPAVVIIGAGFGGLAVATELVRAGFHDFTILERAGEIGGVWRENTYPGAGCDIPSPLYSFSHRPNPDWPMRFSLQADIKTYLEEVAREYGLTGRIRFGTGVASADFDESSCRWRVRTEAGEVIEADVLVPAVGQLSRPALPDIPGRESFRGPAFHSASWDHDVELAGKRVAVIGTGASAIQFVPELQRVAKHVTVFQRSAPWIVPKNDVAYRPWHRRLFRWLPVTQKIERFRIWLVCEFLSLGLVDLPIVRAYLGRLGRRHLERQVPDRELRAKLTPGYAPGCKRALFSNEYYPALTRPNVTLETEKIVEILPEGVRTADGVVHEADVLVYGTGFQASDFLVPMTVRGRDGTGLAETWRDGAWAYLGITVPRFPNLFLVYGPNTNLGGNSIVHMLESQARYIVGAVRTLAGRPGVALDVKPEVAARFDTVLQRRLGRSVWTRCSSWYRNEAGRIVNNWPGTVTQYRLRTRALELGDYRAIAGEDGA; this is translated from the coding sequence ATGGCACCCACCACCGAGCGCCGAAGGCCGGCCGTCGTGATCATCGGCGCCGGCTTCGGTGGCCTGGCCGTCGCGACCGAGCTCGTCCGGGCCGGTTTCCACGACTTCACGATCCTGGAACGCGCCGGGGAGATCGGCGGGGTGTGGCGGGAGAACACCTATCCCGGCGCGGGCTGCGACATCCCGTCGCCGCTGTACTCGTTTTCGCACCGGCCCAACCCGGACTGGCCCATGCGGTTCTCGCTGCAGGCCGACATCAAGACCTACCTGGAGGAGGTGGCCCGCGAGTACGGGCTGACCGGGCGGATCCGGTTCGGCACCGGCGTCGCCTCGGCCGACTTCGACGAGTCCTCCTGCCGCTGGCGGGTGCGGACCGAGGCGGGCGAGGTGATCGAGGCCGACGTCCTGGTCCCCGCCGTCGGGCAGCTGTCCCGGCCCGCCCTGCCCGACATCCCCGGCCGCGAGTCCTTCCGCGGCCCCGCGTTCCATTCGGCGAGCTGGGACCACGACGTGGAGCTGGCGGGCAAGCGGGTCGCGGTCATCGGCACCGGGGCGAGCGCCATCCAGTTCGTGCCCGAGTTGCAGCGCGTCGCGAAGCACGTGACGGTTTTCCAGCGCTCCGCGCCGTGGATCGTGCCCAAGAACGACGTGGCCTACCGGCCGTGGCACCGCCGCCTGTTCCGGTGGTTGCCGGTCACGCAGAAGATCGAGCGGTTCCGCATCTGGCTGGTCTGCGAGTTCCTCTCGCTCGGGCTCGTCGACCTCCCGATCGTGCGCGCCTACCTCGGACGGCTGGGGCGCAGGCACCTGGAAAGGCAGGTGCCGGACCGGGAACTGCGGGCCAAGCTCACCCCCGGCTACGCGCCCGGCTGCAAGCGCGCCCTGTTCTCCAACGAGTACTACCCGGCCCTGACCCGGCCCAACGTGACCCTGGAGACCGAGAAGATCGTCGAGATCCTGCCCGAGGGCGTGCGCACGGCCGACGGCGTGGTGCACGAGGCCGACGTGCTGGTCTATGGCACCGGGTTCCAGGCCAGCGACTTCCTGGTCCCGATGACGGTGCGCGGCCGCGACGGGACCGGGCTGGCGGAGACCTGGCGGGACGGTGCCTGGGCCTACCTCGGCATCACGGTGCCGCGGTTTCCCAACCTGTTCCTCGTCTACGGGCCCAACACCAACCTCGGCGGCAACTCGATCGTCCACATGCTCGAATCGCAGGCCCGCTACATCGTGGGGGCGGTGCGGACGCTGGCGGGCAGGCCGGGCGTGGCCCTGGACGTGAAGCCGGAGGTGGCCGCCCGTTTCGACACGGTGCTGCAGCGGCGCCTCGGCCGTTCGGTGTGGACGCGGTGTTCGAGCTGGTACCGCAACGAGGCCGGCCGCATCGTGAACAACTGGCCGGGCACGGTCACCCAGTACCGCCTGCGGACCCGTGCCCTGGAACTCGGCGACTACCGCGCGATCGCGGGGGAGGACGGCGCATGA
- a CDS encoding GMC oxidoreductase produces the protein MSGELDYDVVVIGSGFGGSVSALRLTEKGYRVGVLEAGRRFADDEFARTSWRLRRYLWAPLLGCFGIQRLTLLRNTFILSGSGVGGGSLVYANTLYEPPQPFYDDPQWAHITDWRDELAPYYDQAKRMLGVTGYPGTSKADRVLRAVAEDMGIAHTFRPTPVGVLFATGDQEPGQEVPDPFFGGAGPRRRTCTHCGSCMTGCRHNAKNTLVKNYLYLAERAGARVHPLTTVVDVRPRAGGGYRVTTVRTGAWARRRRQTFTCEQVVFSASALGTQRLLHRLRDRGSLPGLSERLGYLSRTNSESVLAVRSRRRDADYTDGVAITSSVHPDAVTHIEPVRYGRGSGLMGLLATVLVDGKDGHRRWVLGLRELARHWRELLWLHNPRRWSRQMIGLLVMQTLDNSVTTYTRRGVLGRRMTTRQGEGAPNPTWIPPGHEVARRMADKIDGVAQGAWTDLANIPLTGHFIGGCAIGDSPETGVVDPYQRLWGHPGLHVVDGSAISANLGVNPSLTITAQAERALALWPNKGEADRRPPLGAPYARLRPVAPKNPVVPEAAPGALRLPVTPI, from the coding sequence ATGAGCGGCGAGCTGGACTACGACGTCGTGGTGATCGGCTCCGGATTCGGGGGCAGCGTGAGCGCGCTGCGCCTGACCGAGAAGGGCTACCGGGTCGGCGTGCTGGAGGCGGGGCGGCGGTTCGCCGACGACGAGTTCGCCAGGACCTCGTGGCGTCTGCGCCGGTACCTGTGGGCGCCGCTGCTGGGCTGCTTCGGCATCCAGCGGCTGACGCTGCTGCGCAACACCTTCATCCTCAGCGGCAGCGGCGTCGGCGGTGGTTCGCTGGTCTACGCCAACACGTTGTACGAGCCACCGCAGCCGTTCTACGACGACCCGCAGTGGGCGCACATCACCGACTGGCGCGACGAGCTGGCCCCGTACTACGACCAGGCCAAGCGGATGCTCGGTGTCACCGGCTACCCGGGCACCTCGAAGGCCGACCGGGTGCTGCGCGCGGTCGCCGAGGACATGGGCATCGCCCACACCTTCCGCCCCACCCCGGTCGGCGTGCTGTTCGCGACCGGCGACCAGGAGCCCGGCCAGGAGGTGCCCGACCCGTTCTTCGGCGGCGCCGGGCCGCGGCGGCGGACGTGCACGCACTGCGGCTCGTGCATGACCGGATGCCGGCACAACGCCAAGAACACGCTGGTCAAGAACTACCTCTACCTCGCGGAGCGGGCGGGTGCGCGGGTGCATCCGCTGACCACCGTGGTCGACGTCCGGCCCCGCGCGGGTGGCGGTTACCGCGTCACCACGGTCCGGACGGGCGCGTGGGCACGCAGACGGCGGCAGACGTTCACGTGCGAGCAGGTGGTGTTCTCCGCGTCCGCGCTGGGCACGCAGCGGCTGCTGCACCGCCTGCGCGACCGCGGTTCGCTACCCGGACTGTCGGAACGGCTGGGCTACCTCTCGCGCACCAACTCCGAGTCGGTCCTGGCGGTGCGCTCGCGCCGCCGCGACGCCGACTACACCGACGGCGTCGCGATCACCTCCTCGGTCCACCCGGACGCGGTCACCCACATCGAACCGGTCCGCTACGGCAGGGGCAGCGGCCTGATGGGCCTGCTCGCCACCGTGCTGGTCGACGGCAAGGACGGGCACCGCCGCTGGGTCCTGGGGCTGCGCGAGCTGGCGCGGCACTGGCGTGAGCTGCTGTGGCTGCACAACCCGCGCCGGTGGTCACGGCAGATGATCGGTCTGCTGGTGATGCAGACACTGGACAACTCCGTCACCACCTACACCCGGCGCGGTGTGCTGGGCCGCCGCATGACCACGCGTCAGGGCGAGGGGGCGCCGAACCCGACGTGGATCCCGCCGGGACACGAGGTCGCGCGGCGGATGGCGGACAAGATCGACGGGGTGGCGCAGGGTGCCTGGACGGATCTGGCGAACATTCCGCTGACCGGGCACTTCATCGGCGGCTGCGCCATCGGCGACTCGCCGGAGACCGGCGTGGTCGACCCCTACCAGCGGCTGTGGGGCCACCCCGGGCTGCACGTCGTCGACGGGTCGGCGATCTCGGCGAACCTCGGCGTGAACCCGTCGTTGACCATCACCGCCCAGGCCGAGCGCGCGCTGGCGCTGTGGCCGAACAAGGGTGAGGCCGACCGGCGCCCGCCGCTGGGCGCCCCGTACGCCCGGCTGCGCCCGGTGGCGCCGAAGAACCCCGTCGTCCCGGAGGCGGCGCCCGGCGCGCTCCGCCTCCCTGTCACCCCGATCTGA
- a CDS encoding AraC family transcriptional regulator: protein MTQQLPVAVRDWDFPRGVASIALLVRFGAERGVGRDALLRGTGLPPARLDDPSAQVDAHQELTVARNLVRELGDPPGLGLDAGVRYRVTTFGVFGFACISSPTLRDAITFALRYLDLSFIFCLPVVELSHEELRFELRDDRLPHDVRRFLLERDVSAIQTVMTDLLPGGLTVRRLDFPFPEPRDADRYTGIFGVRPRFGASGHFASIDPASLRQPLPQASEHTVALCEAQCRDLVSRRRARSGIAHQVRDKLIRVGGAAEMADVARELNVSTRTLRRRLEDAGTSFRGLLDEVRQALAEEMLATGALSVEDVALRLGYAEASSFIYAFRRWTGTTPARYLRSGAARDSTPWTGPPE from the coding sequence ATGACCCAGCAGCTGCCGGTCGCCGTCCGCGACTGGGACTTCCCCCGCGGCGTCGCCAGCATCGCGCTCCTCGTGCGCTTCGGCGCCGAACGCGGGGTCGGCCGGGACGCACTGCTGCGCGGCACCGGGCTGCCGCCCGCCCGCCTCGACGACCCGTCGGCCCAGGTGGACGCGCACCAGGAACTCACCGTCGCGCGCAACCTCGTCCGGGAGCTCGGCGACCCGCCGGGCCTGGGCCTGGACGCCGGTGTCCGCTACCGCGTGACCACGTTCGGCGTGTTCGGGTTCGCCTGCATCAGCAGCCCGACCCTGCGCGACGCGATCACGTTCGCGTTGCGCTACCTCGACCTCAGCTTCATTTTCTGCCTGCCCGTCGTCGAACTGAGTCACGAGGAGCTGCGGTTCGAGCTGCGCGACGACCGCCTGCCCCACGACGTGCGCCGGTTCCTGCTGGAACGCGACGTCAGCGCCATCCAGACGGTGATGACCGACCTGCTGCCGGGCGGACTGACCGTGCGGCGCCTGGACTTCCCCTTCCCCGAGCCCCGCGACGCGGACCGCTACACCGGGATCTTCGGGGTACGCCCGCGTTTCGGCGCATCCGGCCACTTCGCCTCGATCGACCCGGCGTCGCTGCGGCAACCGCTTCCCCAGGCCAGCGAACACACGGTGGCGTTGTGCGAGGCGCAGTGCCGCGACCTGGTCAGCCGCCGCCGTGCCCGCTCCGGCATCGCGCACCAGGTGCGGGACAAACTGATCCGCGTCGGCGGCGCGGCCGAGATGGCCGACGTCGCACGGGAACTCAACGTCAGCACCCGCACGCTGCGGCGCAGGCTGGAGGACGCCGGCACGAGTTTCCGCGGGCTGCTCGACGAGGTCCGTCAGGCGCTGGCCGAGGAGATGCTGGCGACCGGCGCGCTGTCGGTGGAGGACGTGGCGCTGCGGCTGGGGTATGCGGAGGCGTCGAGCTTCATCTACGCGTTCCGCCGGTGGACGGGCACCACCCCGGCCCGGTACCTGCGCTCGGGCGCGGCACGCGACTCCACCCCGTGGACTGGACCACCGGAGTGA
- a CDS encoding acetoacetate decarboxylase family protein — translation MSGAGYPPEPWDLRGQMHATAWIVPARDLPELPPGVRPLTFAGRALVVAAWVDYRPPGVLSYRELMVTVVLRGGPAVSIPHIWVDSPASLAGGRALWHIPKELAEFTMSDEPDFAAEAREDGNLLAGAEFRHRRALPVRLPLAFSILQRGPKRSGVRVAARLGVARSAWRAGDGGPLAFLGGRRPLVSLVARDFRMRFGGRPERE, via the coding sequence ATGTCCGGAGCCGGCTATCCGCCCGAACCGTGGGACCTGCGCGGCCAGATGCACGCCACCGCGTGGATCGTGCCCGCACGCGACCTGCCGGAGCTGCCGCCGGGCGTGCGGCCGCTGACCTTCGCGGGCCGGGCGCTCGTGGTCGCCGCGTGGGTCGACTACCGGCCGCCGGGCGTGCTGTCCTACCGCGAGCTGATGGTGACCGTGGTGCTGCGGGGCGGGCCGGCGGTGTCCATCCCGCACATCTGGGTCGACAGTCCCGCCTCGCTCGCCGGGGGCCGGGCGCTGTGGCACATCCCCAAGGAGCTCGCCGAGTTCACGATGTCCGACGAGCCGGACTTCGCCGCCGAAGCTCGCGAGGACGGGAACCTGCTGGCCGGGGCGGAGTTCCGGCACCGGCGGGCACTGCCCGTCCGGCTGCCGCTGGCCTTCTCGATCCTGCAGCGCGGCCCGAAGCGCAGCGGTGTGCGGGTGGCCGCGCGGCTCGGGGTGGCCCGATCGGCGTGGCGGGCCGGGGACGGCGGCCCGCTGGCGTTCCTCGGCGGCCGCCGTCCCCTCGTCAGCCTGGTCGCGCGCGACTTCCGGATGCGCTTCGGAGGACGGCCGGAGCGCGAATGA